The DNA window TTGTTTCTGATACTCTCCATTTGTTTGCATCTGGGCTACCAGTAAGTTGTCTAAAGTACAATTAAAGTTTCTGTTGCTGGGTTCTAATTTTCTACTGGTTGAATCCTTCAATTGAATACCTCCCTCTTTATCTTGAAgcttcttttgaattttttgatatttttgtcattcattttttgtgtcTGTGCTTTGAATATTTCTGTGTAGGGCGAGCTCTgtaactgaagaagaagaaaaatcctAGAATTGGTTATATATAAATCTGCAGAACGAGTGATAACTAAACACAAATCTGCAATTCTGAAAGCTAGAATCAATAAGCAAAATTTGTGCATCTAAACGTGATTCTGGAATTATAGAATCTGAACCAATCATAGCCCCGAAGTACAGAACCCATATAGTCCCTTGATTTTAAAATTCGTTTGAGCCAAGTGAGACCCTCCCGTCTTTCTATTCACCATGAGAagattctcatcttcttttctccAGCACCTTAACCGACACAGAACCGATTGCAGGGTTCTCTCCAGAGACTTTGTGTCAGACACTCCGTCAACCATCGAAGGAGAACAGACCTCACCCCTCTCACGTCCCCATCTCAAATCCTGCAAGACAGCCCGTGGATTACTGCTCCTTAAGAACAAAACCCACGAATTTAGGCACAACCCATCTCGAAATATTGATACCCTTGTGGACAAATCACCTCATTTGTCAACCAGacacagaaaaatcaaacagaaaTCCGAAATCGAAGAAGCTTTCGAGTCTGCAAAGACAACCAATGAGATCCTCAAAGCTTTTGAAGACATGGAATCTGCTTTTGATGAGAAGGAGCTTGGTCTGGCTTGCTTGAAAGTAGGCCTTAAACTGGACCAAGAAGGTGAGGACCATGAGAAAGCTCTGGCTTTTGGAAAGAGAGCTTTGAATATCTTGGAAGGTGGCAATAAAGCTTCTCTACCAATTGCCATGACTTTACATCTGATGGGTTCTGCTAGCTATAGCCTGAAGAGGTTTAATGACAGCTTAGGGTATCTAAATAAAGCTAATAGGACACTGGCACAGCTGGAAGAAGATGGTGTCCATGCTGATGATATCAGGCCTGTTCTTCATGCGGTTCAGCTTGAATTGGGTAATACGAAGACTGCAAtggggagaagagaggaagCTCTTGTCAATCTTCGGAGGTCTTTGGAATTGAAAGAGAAAGTTCTAGATCCAGAAAGCAGGGAGCTTGGCACGGCTAATCGGGATTTAGCAGAAGCATATGTGGCAGTTTTGAATTTTACAGAAGCTTTGCCTTTTTGTTTGAAGGCAATAGAGATACATAAGGCTCAACTAGGGAGCAATTCAGTGGAGGTTGCACATGATAGGCGTATCCTTGGGGTTATCTACAGTGGGTTGGAAGAACATGAGAAGGCACTAGAGCAAAATGAACTCTCAAAGAAGGTTCTAAAGAATTGGGGTCTTCATTCTGATCTACTTCGCGCAGAAATTGATGCTGCCAATATGCAAATTGCCTTGGGGAGGTATGATGAGGCAGTTAACACTCTAAAAGATATTGTTCAGCAGACAGACAAAGACAGTGAAACTCGAGCTCTTGTGTTCATTTCAATGGGAAAAGCCTTGTGTAATCAGGAAAAGTTTGCTGATTCAAAAAGGTGCCTTGAAATAGCATGTGGAATCCTTGACAAGAAAGATACTGTTTCCCCTACATTAGTTGCTGAAGGTTTCATGGAGATTTCGATGCTTTATGAGACAATGAATGAGTTTGAAACTGCAATTTCACTATTAAAAAGATGTCTGGCCATACTTGAGAAACTTCCACAAGAACAACACTCCGAAGggagtgtttctgcaagaataggttggttacttctgttgaCAGGGAAGGTGCCGCAGGCAATACCATACTTGGAAAGTGCATCAGAAATTTTGAAGGGGACCTTTGGGCCAAAGCACTTTGGAGTGGGGTATATCTACAACAATTTGGGTGCAGCATATTTGGAGTTGGACAGGCCTCAGTCTGCCGCACAGATGTTTGCAGTTGCCAAGGACATCATGGATGTGTCACTTGGCCCTCATCATACTGATTCAATCGAAGCATGTCAGAATCTTTCAAAAGCTTATGGTGCTATGGGGAGGTATGAACGCTTTCCCAGTTTATGACTTTACTGTCATTATATCACACATTTTTACTATCATATGGGCTATTGAATCATTAATCAATTGCTATTAGCTTATGCTATGAACATTTTTTATCCTGAATTATTATCAACCTCacttggttttcttcttctgattccatATGCTGGCTCTTTGTCGGACTGGATGGTTGATATAAAATACATTCTGAAAAAATGTTTGGCAATTTTTGTCTATGCTTCCCTCATTGTTTCTTTCCTTGTTTGGAGTAAACATCTGATCAAAGGGAAGATTACAGCTGGAACTGAATTATTTTAGTGAACGCCTCTGTTTTTGGATGTATGGTTATGCTGTACTGAGTTTAGTGGCTTTTGTATTATGTATGGTATATTTTGTATTCTTAAAACAATTTCTGTAGGAAATTCAACCGAATTAAATACCCACAAGAGAAATTATTCTTCCTACTATGGTAACAAGTATTCACTTTGATACCTTCCTTGTGGAGGAGCCAAGGAGCATATTATTGCGGAGTGATGATTTCCTTGGCAAAGGAACTTCTGAAGAATAGACCTAAATTGGGAATCAAACAATTGAAAATGTCAGGGCTTTGATCCAGCGAAAACCAATTGTTTTAAGTGATTGCCAAGTTTT is part of the Macadamia integrifolia cultivar HAES 741 chromosome 9, SCU_Mint_v3, whole genome shotgun sequence genome and encodes:
- the LOC122087887 gene encoding protein KINESIN LIGHT CHAIN-RELATED 2, which encodes MRRFSSSFLQHLNRHRTDCRVLSRDFVSDTPSTIEGEQTSPLSRPHLKSCKTARGLLLLKNKTHEFRHNPSRNIDTLVDKSPHLSTRHRKIKQKSEIEEAFESAKTTNEILKAFEDMESAFDEKELGLACLKVGLKLDQEGEDHEKALAFGKRALNILEGGNKASLPIAMTLHLMGSASYSLKRFNDSLGYLNKANRTLAQLEEDGVHADDIRPVLHAVQLELGNTKTAMGRREEALVNLRRSLELKEKVLDPESRELGTANRDLAEAYVAVLNFTEALPFCLKAIEIHKAQLGSNSVEVAHDRRILGVIYSGLEEHEKALEQNELSKKVLKNWGLHSDLLRAEIDAANMQIALGRYDEAVNTLKDIVQQTDKDSETRALVFISMGKALCNQEKFADSKRCLEIACGILDKKDTVSPTLVAEGFMEISMLYETMNEFETAISLLKRCLAILEKLPQEQHSEGSVSARIGWLLLLTGKVPQAIPYLESASEILKGTFGPKHFGVGYIYNNLGAAYLELDRPQSAAQMFAVAKDIMDVSLGPHHTDSIEACQNLSKAYGAMGSYVLAMEFQQRVIDAWESHGPSARDESREAHRLLEQLKNKARGSASNEVPLKALPLPQSSELSSIRSSRPDVQVYEK